From the Sanguibacter sp. HDW7 genome, the window TCGACGCGCACGGCGTCGCCGTCGCCGAGCTCGCCGTGCCCCGCGCCCAGGGGACCGTCGACGAGCACCCCGCCGGCACGACGACCCGCGACCTCCAGGTCACCTACGTCCGCGACGGCGAGACCGCGTCGCTGCCGACCCTCGACGAGGTGCGCGCCCACCACCGTGCCGCGCTCGCCGAGCTGCCCCCGAGCGCCCTCGACGTCGTCGCGGGCACCCCCTACCTCACGGCAAGGAGCTGAGACATGGCACGCGCACTCATCGTCGTCGACGTCCAGAACGACTTCTGCGAGGGCGGCGCCCTCGGCGTCGAGGGCGGGCACGACGTCGCCCGCGGCGTCGCCGCGCGCATCGCGGAGGGCGGCTACGACCTCGTCGTCACGACGCAGGACTGGCACGTCGACCCGGGCACGCACTGGTCGACCACACCCGACTTCCTCGACACGTGGCCCGTCCACTGCGAAGCCGGCACCCCGGGTGCCGAGGTCCACGCGGACGTCGCCGCCGCGCTCGCCGCGACGGACATGCCCGTCGCGGGCGTCCGCAAGGGCGCCTACGAGGCCGCGTACTCGGGCTTCGAGGGCGTCGACGCCGACGGCACGGGGCTCGCGGGCGTCCTCGCCGCGGCGGGTGTCGACGCGGTCGACGTCGTCGGCATCGCGACCGACCACTGCGTGCGCGCGACCGCGCTCGACGCCCGCGCAGCAGGGATCGACACGACCGTCCTCGTCGGCCTCACCGCCGGCGTCGCCCCCGAGACCACGCAGGCCGCGCTCGACCTGCTCCGCGAGAAGGAGGTGCGTCTTGTCTGACGCCGTCGCCCCCGCCGGGTACGACCCGTCGGCCTACCCGCCGTTCGCCGTGACGAGCGACATCGTCGTCCTCACGATCCGTGGCGGCGAGCTCTCCGTCCTGCTCGTCGAGCGCGGCAACGAGCCCTACGCGGGCTCGTGGGCCCTGCCCGGCGGCTTCGTCGACATCGACGAGCCCGGCGAGGAGACCGCGCGCCGCGAGCTCGTAGAGGAGACGGGGCTCGAGATCTCGACCTACCACCTCGAGCAGCTCCGCACGTACTCGGCGCCCGGCCGTGACCCGCGCATGCGCGTCGTCTCGACCGCCTACCTCGCGTTCCTGCCCGACCTCCCCGCGCCCGTCGCGGGCGACGACGCTGCCCGCGCGCGCTTCTTCGCGCTGCGCGACATCGCCGCCGGGGAGGTGACGCTCGCGTTCGACCACGAGCAGATCCTTGCCGACGCCGTCGAGCGCGCGCGCTCGAAGATCGAGTACACGACGCTCGCAGCGGCATTCGTCGAGAAGCCCTTCACGCTCGGCGACCTGCGGCGCGTGTACGAGTGCGTGTGGGGCACGCGCCTGCACCCGTCGAACTTCGCGCGCAAGGTGCTCTCGACGCCCGGGTTCGTCCGCAGCCTCGACGTGCGCGGCGCGAGCCAGTTCGAGGGCGGCCGTGTGGGCGCCCTCTACGAGACGGGGGACGCGACCGTCCTGCACCCCGCGATCCTGCGACCCACCGACGACGAGGAGGACGAGTGATGAGCACGCGTGACTGGGAGGGCGTCCTCGACGCCATGGCGGACGGCATCGCCCGCACCGCGTCGGA encodes:
- a CDS encoding NUDIX hydrolase, whose translation is MSDAVAPAGYDPSAYPPFAVTSDIVVLTIRGGELSVLLVERGNEPYAGSWALPGGFVDIDEPGEETARRELVEETGLEISTYHLEQLRTYSAPGRDPRMRVVSTAYLAFLPDLPAPVAGDDAARARFFALRDIAAGEVTLAFDHEQILADAVERARSKIEYTTLAAAFVEKPFTLGDLRRVYECVWGTRLHPSNFARKVLSTPGFVRSLDVRGASQFEGGRVGALYETGDATVLHPAILRPTDDEEDE
- a CDS encoding isochorismatase family protein produces the protein MARALIVVDVQNDFCEGGALGVEGGHDVARGVAARIAEGGYDLVVTTQDWHVDPGTHWSTTPDFLDTWPVHCEAGTPGAEVHADVAAALAATDMPVAGVRKGAYEAAYSGFEGVDADGTGLAGVLAAAGVDAVDVVGIATDHCVRATALDARAAGIDTTVLVGLTAGVAPETTQAALDLLREKEVRLV